From Arcobacter sp. CECT 8986, a single genomic window includes:
- the hslV gene encoding ATP-dependent protease subunit HslV, giving the protein MFEATTILAYKGEKQAVIGGDGQVTFGNSVLKGNATKIRTLYNGQILAGFAGSTADAFNLFDMFEEHLQTTKGDLLKAVIAFSKAWRKDKVLRRLEAMMIVLNKEHIFILSGTGDVVEPEDGKIASIGSGGNFAISAARALAKHSDLEPEELVKESLMIAGDLCIYTNQNIKILKIED; this is encoded by the coding sequence ATGTTTGAAGCTACTACGATATTAGCATATAAAGGCGAAAAGCAAGCCGTAATTGGTGGTGATGGTCAAGTTACATTTGGTAATTCTGTATTAAAAGGAAATGCTACTAAAATTAGAACATTATACAATGGTCAAATATTAGCAGGTTTTGCAGGAAGTACAGCAGATGCTTTTAATCTATTTGATATGTTTGAAGAGCATCTTCAAACTACAAAAGGTGATTTACTAAAAGCAGTAATTGCATTTTCTAAAGCTTGGAGAAAAGATAAAGTTCTTAGAAGATTAGAAGCAATGATGATTGTACTAAATAAAGAACATATTTTTATTTTAAGTGGTACAGGAGATGTTGTAGAACCAGAAGATGGAAAAATCGCTTCAATTGGAAGTGGTGGTAATTTTGCAATTTCTGCTGCGAGAGCACTTGCAAAACACTCAGACTTAGAACCAGAAGAGTTAGTAAAAGAATCACTTATGATAGCAGGTGATTTATGTATATATACAAATCAAAATATAAAAATTTTAAAAATAGAGGATTAA
- the rplI gene encoding 50S ribosomal protein L9: protein MKVLLIKDVKGLGKAGEVKEVKDGYGKNFLIGKGLALHATNEVLKKYEAQKKREKEIEAEEIAQAKALAEKLNATKLTIKHKIGANGHLIGSVTSKEISDALEKDFEIIIDKKNITVDKKIKAPGIYEIDCKLGHAVHANLKIDIIGE, encoded by the coding sequence GTGAAAGTATTATTAATTAAAGATGTAAAAGGCTTAGGTAAAGCTGGTGAAGTAAAAGAAGTAAAAGATGGATATGGGAAAAACTTCTTAATTGGAAAAGGACTGGCTTTACATGCTACTAATGAAGTACTAAAAAAATATGAAGCTCAAAAGAAAAGAGAAAAAGAGATAGAAGCTGAAGAGATTGCACAAGCAAAAGCTTTAGCTGAAAAACTTAATGCTACAAAATTAACTATCAAACATAAAATTGGTGCAAACGGACACTTAATTGGTTCTGTTACAAGTAAAGAGATTAGTGATGCACTTGAAAAAGATTTTGAAATTATTATTGATAAAAAGAATATCACTGTTGATAAAAAAATAAAAGCACCTGGAATTTATGAAATCGATTGTAAATTAGGTCATGCAGTTCATGCAAATTTAAAAATTGATATTATTGGAGAGTAG
- a CDS encoding recombinase family protein, whose translation MSKIFSFVRVNKNNESYTQQQKNILEDYIQKKNIKIFQSIEIEINTPNEEKNMLDFLKNCQSKTTLLVADLNVFARTTETILEIVKFLLSNKIRIIVIKQNLDLIDDNDMLTQMILGVISMTLKLEKELMSIRTKEALTAKKLEGAHLGKPKGTIQKSKFDAQREKIEELLSVGLSVRKIAKLLGYSNHIGLNNYVKKRNIRENLKNTLDIAS comes from the coding sequence GTGTCTAAAATTTTCAGTTTCGTTCGTGTTAATAAAAATAATGAGTCATATACTCAACAACAAAAAAATATTTTGGAAGATTACATACAGAAGAAAAATATTAAAATTTTTCAAAGTATTGAGATAGAAATCAATACTCCAAATGAAGAAAAAAATATGTTAGATTTTTTGAAAAACTGTCAAAGTAAAACTACACTTTTAGTTGCAGATTTAAATGTATTTGCTAGAACAACTGAAACTATTTTAGAGATAGTAAAATTTTTACTTAGTAACAAAATTAGAATTATAGTAATAAAACAAAATCTAGATTTAATTGATGATAATGATATGTTAACTCAAATGATTTTAGGTGTAATTTCTATGACTTTAAAACTTGAAAAAGAGTTGATGAGTATAAGAACAAAAGAGGCACTAACTGCAAAAAAATTAGAAGGTGCTCATCTTGGTAAACCAAAAGGTACAATTCAAAAATCAAAATTTGATGCGCAAAGAGAGAAAATTGAAGAGCTTTTATCTGTTGGATTATCAGTTAGAAAAATAGCAAAATTATTAGGTTATAGTAATCATATTGGTCTAAATAATTATGTTAAAAAAAGAAATATAAGAGAGAATTTAAAGAATACTCTTGATATAGCAAGTTAG
- a CDS encoding UbiX family flavin prenyltransferase, with amino-acid sequence MKLVVAITGASGASLTLKFIDKLPEDIDVYLVVSNSAKTALKLEENISIRNYFEKKDNITILKDNDISACIASGSFGVDKMIILPCSMNTLAKCAVGISDTLITRAFTVMLKQKKDIILAPREMPYNPIILENMLKLSRLGITIAPPNLGYYSKQQTLEDMENFLIGKWFDLLGIENNLYKRWE; translated from the coding sequence TTGAAATTAGTTGTTGCTATAACAGGAGCAAGTGGAGCAAGTTTAACTCTTAAATTTATTGATAAACTTCCTGAAGATATTGATGTTTATTTGGTAGTTTCAAATAGTGCGAAAACTGCTTTAAAACTAGAAGAAAATATCTCAATAAGAAACTATTTTGAAAAGAAAGATAATATAACTATTTTAAAAGACAATGATATCTCTGCATGTATTGCATCTGGTTCTTTTGGTGTTGACAAAATGATTATATTGCCTTGTTCTATGAATACTCTTGCAAAATGTGCAGTGGGAATTTCAGATACTTTAATCACAAGAGCTTTTACTGTTATGTTAAAACAGAAAAAAGATATTATTTTAGCTCCTAGAGAAATGCCATATAATCCAATTATTTTAGAAAATATGTTAAAACTATCTAGACTTGGTATAACTATTGCACCTCCAAATCTTGGGTATTATTCAAAACAACAAACACTCGAAGATATGGAAAACTTCTTAATTGGTAAATGGTTTGATTTATTAGGTATTGAGAATAATTTATATAAAAGATGGGAATAG
- the coaD gene encoding pantetheine-phosphate adenylyltransferase, translating into MENNTHTNDGSYKKAIYSGTFDPITNGHMDIIRRASFIFDEVVIAVAKSEAKNPMFSHEQRVEFAKQATKNLPKVKVIGFDTLLVELATELKINTIIRGLRAVSDFEYELQMGYANSSINKNIETLYLMPTLKNAFVSSTIVRELIRFNGSFFHLVPKEVLECI; encoded by the coding sequence ATGGAGAATAACACACATACAAATGATGGTTCATACAAAAAAGCTATTTACAGTGGGACTTTTGACCCAATAACAAATGGACATATGGATATAATTAGAAGAGCTTCATTTATTTTTGATGAAGTTGTTATTGCTGTTGCAAAAAGTGAAGCAAAAAATCCAATGTTCTCACATGAACAAAGAGTAGAGTTTGCAAAACAAGCGACAAAAAACTTACCAAAAGTTAAAGTTATAGGTTTTGATACTTTATTAGTTGAATTGGCAACAGAACTAAAAATAAATACGATAATACGAGGATTAAGAGCAGTAAGTGACTTTGAATATGAGTTACAAATGGGCTATGCTAACTCTTCAATAAATAAAAATATAGAAACACTTTATTTAATGCCCACATTAAAAAATGCTTTCGTTAGCTCTACAATTGTAAGAGAATTGATTAGATTTAATGGAAGTTTTTTTCATCTTGTACCAAAAGAAGTTTTAGAATGTATATAG
- the tmk gene encoding dTMP kinase translates to MYIVIEGIDTAGKSTQLDILASKYKDAVFTKEPGGTPIGSKLRQMVLGGEAKSKLAEMFLFLADRAEHMQEVVNKNKHKVVISDRSMISGIAYAKNLPLDEVISLNLLATENTLPTHVILLKLSKEELTKRLSLKEHDSIESRGIDYLIDIQNRMEETIKKLNLNYIFIDASLSIEEISKDIEDFLNE, encoded by the coding sequence ATGTATATAGTAATAGAAGGAATAGATACAGCTGGAAAGTCTACACAATTAGATATTTTAGCTAGTAAATATAAGGATGCTGTTTTTACAAAAGAACCAGGTGGAACGCCGATTGGTTCTAAGTTAAGACAGATGGTTTTAGGTGGTGAAGCAAAATCAAAACTTGCAGAGATGTTTTTATTTCTTGCAGATAGAGCTGAACATATGCAAGAAGTAGTAAATAAAAACAAGCATAAAGTTGTTATTTCAGATAGATCTATGATTTCTGGGATTGCATATGCAAAAAACTTACCACTAGATGAAGTAATAAGTTTAAATTTATTAGCAACAGAAAATACTCTTCCAACTCATGTTATTTTATTAAAATTATCAAAAGAAGAGTTAACAAAAAGACTTTCATTAAAAGAGCATGACTCAATTGAATCAAGAGGAATTGATTATTTGATTGATATTCAAAATAGAATGGAAGAGACAATAAAAAAATTAAATTTAAATTATATATTTATAGATGCAAGTTTAAGTATCGAAGAGATTTCAAAAGATATAGAGGATTTTTTAAATGAGTAA
- the hisS gene encoding histidine--tRNA ligase, with the protein MSKEKVIQSLRGMKDISNEESKLFTYFCENAAKIAKNYGFEYIETPILEETSLFKRSVGESSDIVNKEMYQFIDKGENDVCLRPEGTAGVVRSFIQNKLDRAGGVKKWYYHGPMFRYERPQKGRLREFHQFGVEVFGISSVYEDANIIMMLKEILEFFKIGHKLQLNSLGCKECMPVYREKLVQHLTSFRAELCEDCNRRIETNPIRVLDCKNEKCQNLLKDAPKITYNLCDSCNTNFEKLKEILDFNGVEYEVDTNLVRGLDYYSKTAFEFVSDEIGSQSAIAGGGRYDRLVEFLGGRETPGVGFAIGIERLLELVKQEEKNEDIYYVGALSEDALNQAVKVANLKRKTNKTYIEYTPRGFGKHFNLAEKNGANIVVLIGEDELKSNTLYVKNITTQEEKKINIEEL; encoded by the coding sequence ATGAGTAAAGAAAAAGTTATACAAAGTCTAAGAGGGATGAAAGACATATCAAATGAAGAGAGTAAACTATTTACATACTTCTGTGAGAATGCAGCAAAAATTGCGAAAAATTATGGCTTTGAATATATTGAAACACCTATTTTAGAAGAGACTTCACTATTTAAAAGAAGTGTTGGAGAAAGTTCTGATATTGTAAATAAAGAGATGTATCAATTTATTGACAAAGGTGAAAATGATGTTTGCTTAAGACCAGAAGGAACAGCTGGTGTTGTAAGAAGTTTTATCCAAAATAAACTAGATAGAGCTGGTGGTGTAAAAAAATGGTACTACCACGGTCCAATGTTTAGATATGAAAGACCACAAAAAGGAAGATTAAGAGAGTTTCACCAGTTTGGGGTTGAAGTATTTGGAATAAGCTCTGTTTATGAAGATGCAAATATTATAATGATGTTAAAAGAGATTTTAGAATTTTTCAAAATTGGACATAAGCTTCAATTAAACTCTTTAGGATGTAAAGAGTGTATGCCAGTATATAGAGAAAAACTAGTACAACATCTTACAAGTTTTAGAGCTGAACTTTGTGAAGATTGTAATAGAAGAATTGAAACAAACCCTATTAGAGTATTAGATTGTAAAAATGAAAAATGTCAAAATTTACTAAAAGATGCTCCAAAAATCACTTATAATTTATGTGATTCTTGTAACACAAATTTTGAAAAACTAAAAGAGATTTTAGATTTTAATGGTGTTGAGTATGAAGTTGATACTAATTTAGTAAGAGGTTTAGATTATTATTCTAAAACTGCATTTGAATTTGTAAGTGATGAAATTGGTTCACAAAGTGCAATTGCAGGTGGAGGAAGATACGATAGATTAGTAGAATTTTTAGGAGGAAGAGAAACTCCTGGTGTTGGTTTTGCAATAGGAATTGAAAGACTTTTAGAACTTGTAAAACAAGAAGAAAAAAATGAAGATATCTATTATGTTGGTGCATTAAGTGAAGATGCTTTAAACCAAGCAGTAAAAGTGGCAAATTTAAAAAGAAAAACAAATAAAACATATATAGAATATACTCCAAGAGGATTTGGTAAACATTTTAATCTTGCAGAAAAAAATGGTGCTAATATTGTGGTTTTAATTGGTGAAGATGAATTAAAATCTAATACGTTGTATGTTAAAAATATCACAACACAAGAAGAGAAAAAAATAAATATTGAGGAATTGTAA
- the speA gene encoding biosynthetic arginine decarboxylase yields the protein MNNFGIDLWSNNNFFIEDGLLKINHKNKPSLISLVKEIRKQNYKGPLLFRFPHLIEKQITRLYNTYNTAIKENDYHGTFNAVFPLKVNQFPTFVHPLIEAGEKFNYGLEAGSKAELIIAMTYNKKAPITVNGFKDKEMIHLGFIAKKMGHNITLIIEGLNELETIVEVSKETNLPCPNIGLRVRLFNSGSGAWAKSGGIDSKFGLSSTEILEAYEVLEENNLCECLTMIHFHIGSSMNNIKPLKNALKESGHIYAELKNLGATKLSSINIGGGLGVEYSQYKRTINYSLEEFANDVVFTLKNIAKQKNVEEPNIFTESGRFISASSAVLIAPVLELFSAEYEAEHLRLKEVNPPLIEELNELYKDMKKKNALEYMHDSIDHLESLLKLFDLGYIDLEDRSNAEILSNLIIKKAISFLEVNAYEELKRIDNKIQEKYLLNFSIFQSLPDLWGISQEFPIMPITHLDKNPTRSASIWDITCDSDGEIGFNPNKPLFLHDVDLDKEEYFIGFFQVGAYQDVLGMKHNLFSHPTEVNVTFDENEVKLEQIIESQKIIDILDDIDYDTNEIKTILNSQLDDDIYEILEKYLNDNSYLKTTWS from the coding sequence TTGAATAATTTTGGTATAGATTTATGGAGTAATAATAATTTTTTTATTGAAGATGGTTTATTAAAAATCAATCATAAAAACAAACCATCATTAATCTCTTTAGTAAAAGAGATTCGAAAACAAAACTATAAAGGACCTTTGTTATTTAGGTTTCCACACCTTATTGAAAAACAAATAACAAGACTTTATAATACATATAATACTGCAATAAAAGAGAATGATTATCATGGAACATTTAATGCAGTTTTTCCTTTGAAAGTAAATCAATTCCCTACTTTCGTACACCCTTTAATTGAAGCTGGAGAAAAATTCAATTATGGTTTAGAAGCAGGAAGTAAAGCAGAATTAATAATTGCTATGACTTACAATAAAAAAGCACCAATTACTGTAAATGGGTTTAAAGATAAAGAGATGATTCATTTAGGTTTTATTGCTAAAAAAATGGGTCACAATATTACTTTAATTATTGAAGGTTTAAATGAACTTGAAACAATAGTTGAAGTATCAAAAGAAACAAACCTACCTTGCCCAAATATTGGACTTAGAGTTAGACTATTTAATAGTGGAAGTGGTGCATGGGCTAAATCTGGAGGAATTGATTCTAAATTTGGATTAAGTTCAACAGAAATTTTAGAAGCATATGAAGTATTAGAAGAGAATAATCTTTGTGAATGTTTAACAATGATTCACTTTCACATTGGTTCATCAATGAACAATATCAAACCTTTAAAAAATGCGCTAAAAGAATCAGGACATATTTACGCAGAATTAAAAAATCTTGGTGCAACAAAACTTAGCTCTATTAATATTGGTGGTGGTTTAGGAGTTGAATACTCTCAATACAAAAGAACAATAAACTACTCTTTAGAAGAGTTTGCAAATGATGTTGTTTTTACATTAAAAAATATTGCTAAACAAAAAAATGTTGAAGAGCCAAATATTTTCACAGAATCAGGAAGATTTATCTCTGCATCTAGTGCTGTATTAATTGCTCCTGTTTTAGAACTTTTCTCAGCTGAGTATGAAGCAGAACATTTAAGATTAAAAGAGGTAAATCCACCTTTAATTGAAGAGTTAAATGAATTATACAAAGATATGAAAAAGAAAAATGCATTAGAGTATATGCACGATAGTATCGACCATTTAGAATCACTTCTTAAACTTTTTGATTTAGGGTATATTGATTTAGAAGATAGATCAAATGCAGAGATTTTATCAAATCTAATTATCAAAAAAGCTATTTCCTTTTTAGAAGTAAATGCATATGAAGAGTTAAAAAGAATTGATAATAAAATTCAAGAGAAATATCTTTTAAACTTCTCTATATTCCAATCGCTTCCAGATTTATGGGGAATAAGTCAAGAGTTTCCAATTATGCCAATAACGCATCTTGATAAAAATCCAACAAGAAGTGCATCAATTTGGGATATTACTTGTGATAGTGATGGAGAGATAGGATTTAATCCAAATAAACCTCTATTTTTACATGATGTAGATTTAGATAAAGAAGAGTATTTCATCGGATTTTTCCAAGTGGGAGCATATCAAGATGTTTTAGGAATGAAACATAACTTATTTTCTCATCCAACAGAAGTAAATGTTACATTTGATGAAAATGAAGTAAAATTAGAACAAATTATTGAATCTCAAAAAATAATAGATATTCTTGATGATATTGATTATGATACAAATGAGATAAAAACAATTTTAAATAGTCAATTAGATGATGATATATATGAGATATTAGAAAAATACTTAAACGATAATTCATACTTAAAAACAACTTGGAGCTAA
- the cysE gene encoding serine O-acetyltransferase yields MIEEKIEKISLWKLIKEDFSVPKQNDPALNSMLELFFNYPGVWAIINYRIANSLHKKGFKRLSRIISGISSCLTKTDIHPGCQIGRRVFIDHAIGVVIGETTIVEDDVLIYQGVTLGGVSLNKGKRHPTIKSNCVIGSGAKVLGNITIGKNSRIGANSVVICDVPKNSTAVGVPAKIIKRDDKKCKLSHNDLPDINKEMFDYLLKRVAVLENAVKSYDGIDLTNEDKELEDIYQRFIKAMNSIKQ; encoded by the coding sequence ATGATAGAAGAAAAGATAGAGAAAATATCACTTTGGAAATTAATAAAAGAGGACTTTTCTGTTCCTAAACAAAATGACCCTGCCCTAAACTCAATGTTAGAACTATTTTTTAACTACCCAGGAGTTTGGGCAATAATAAACTATAGAATAGCAAATAGTTTACATAAAAAAGGATTTAAAAGACTTTCAAGAATTATAAGTGGTATATCATCTTGTCTTACAAAAACAGACATTCATCCAGGTTGTCAAATAGGAAGAAGAGTCTTCATTGACCACGCAATTGGTGTGGTAATTGGAGAAACAACAATAGTAGAAGATGATGTACTTATTTATCAAGGAGTAACTTTAGGTGGAGTATCTTTAAATAAAGGTAAACGTCATCCTACTATAAAATCAAACTGCGTTATTGGAAGTGGTGCAAAGGTTTTAGGAAATATTACAATTGGCAAAAACTCTAGAATTGGAGCAAACTCTGTTGTTATTTGTGATGTTCCAAAAAATTCAACTGCAGTTGGAGTACCAGCAAAAATCATTAAAAGAGATGATAAAAAATGTAAATTATCTCACAATGATTTACCTGATATTAATAAAGAGATGTTTGATTATTTATTAAAAAGAGTTGCCGTACTTGAAAACGCAGTTAAATCTTATGATGGTATTGATTTAACAAATGAAGATAAAGAATTAGAAGATATATATCAAAGATTTATTAAAGCAATGAACTCTATAAAACAATGA
- a CDS encoding sulfite exporter TauE/SafE family protein gives MIELSLLGVFTGFVSGFFGVGGGMILVPLLIVLGYEMKEAIAISIMQMVFSSIFGSFLNAKKSFEVLKDGIYIGIGGLIGGSFSAIIISNFSNQSLQYFFMIIIVLSILKIFFSPAEPIKEIKEQNRLLLVLIGFVVGLFAMSIGVGGSVMLTPILVGFMHYSIKKATSLGLFFVVFSSISGFISLSIHGKMLFSQGLVVGICSLIGVYFGIKVKNMIQATSYKKYILLLNTSVLVLMASKTLF, from the coding sequence ATGATAGAACTATCCCTATTAGGAGTTTTTACCGGATTTGTATCTGGTTTTTTTGGAGTGGGTGGAGGAATGATTCTTGTTCCTTTACTTATAGTTTTGGGCTACGAGATGAAAGAAGCAATTGCAATTTCTATTATGCAAATGGTTTTTAGTTCTATTTTTGGTAGCTTTTTAAATGCTAAAAAAAGTTTTGAAGTATTAAAAGATGGTATTTATATTGGTATAGGAGGACTTATTGGTGGTTCTTTTAGTGCAATAATCATCTCAAACTTCTCAAATCAATCCTTACAATACTTTTTTATGATTATAATAGTCTTATCAATTTTGAAAATATTTTTCTCACCTGCTGAACCTATAAAAGAAATCAAAGAACAAAATAGATTATTATTAGTATTAATTGGTTTTGTAGTAGGACTTTTTGCTATGAGTATAGGTGTTGGAGGTTCTGTTATGCTAACTCCAATATTAGTTGGATTTATGCATTATAGTATAAAAAAAGCTACTTCTTTAGGTCTATTTTTTGTAGTATTTTCATCAATATCAGGTTTTATTTCATTAAGCATACATGGAAAAATGCTTTTCTCACAAGGATTAGTAGTTGGTATTTGTTCTTTAATAGGTGTCTATTTTGGAATAAAAGTAAAAAATATGATACAAGCAACATCATATAAAAAATATATACTCTTATTAAATACTTCTGTATTAGTATTAATGGCTTCAAAAACATTATTCTAA
- the uvrA gene encoding excinuclease ABC subunit UvrA, which yields MKDSIKIYNAKENNLKNINLEIPKNKLIVFTGLSGSGKSTLAFDTLYAEGQRRYIESLSAYARQFLDKVGKPDVERIEGLTPAIAIDQKTTSKNPRSTVGTITEVYDYFRLLYARVGKQHCHKCGKPISQMSSSDVIEQVLSLPNEAKTIILAPLINRKKGTFADLLESLRSKGYVRAIIDGVMVRLDEEVELEKNKMHTIKVVIDRVVIREENRDRIAQDVEKGLKESFGELEVEIMNFKELECEKHIHYSEHMACFDCKISFEPLEPLSFSFNSPKGACPSCDGLGIRYALDMKKIINEDLSLKDGAIKIIYGFNKGYYFKMLTAYCEAANIDMNKTFSELEEHERKAILHGGIEEAEFTWKRHKLRRKWEGIVTIAYNMVKDEKDMAEYMTEKTCDSCNGNRLKPSSQSVFVANKTISDIINLPIEDAHKFFQDDKNFDYLNDQGKMIAAPILKEIRERIFFLDDVGLGYITLGRDARTISGGEAQRIRVASQIGSGLTGVMYVLDEPSIGLHERDTAKLIKTLKALQEKGNTVIVVEHDKETIKEADFIVDIGPKAGKYGGEIVFAGTMKQMLRANTLTAQYVSGKKQISYVYNRPQEEFIEIKNVNINNIKNLDVKIPLKNLVAITGVSGSGKSSLILQTLLPVAKELLNHAKRVKKVDGVEINGLENLDKVIYLDQSPIGRTPRSNPATYTGLMDEIRVLFTKTKEASLRGYKVGRFSFNVKGGRCEKCQGEGEIKIEMHFLPDIMVKCDECDGQRYNRQTLEILYKGKSIADVLNMSVDEALEFFAKVPKIYAKLKTLSDVGLGYITLGQNAVTLSGGEAQRIKLSKELSKKDTGNTLYVLDEPTTGLHFADVDRLTKVLHHLVEVGNSVLVIEHNLDIIKNSDWIIDIGPEGGSKGGKIVSEGTPQELANTHKKTKSYTGFYLEKELNEHKK from the coding sequence ATGAAAGATTCAATTAAAATATATAATGCAAAAGAGAATAATCTAAAAAATATAAATCTTGAAATTCCAAAAAATAAATTAATAGTTTTTACAGGACTTTCTGGTTCTGGTAAGTCTACACTAGCATTTGATACACTTTATGCTGAGGGACAAAGAAGATATATAGAATCACTAAGTGCTTATGCTAGACAATTTTTAGATAAAGTAGGAAAACCTGATGTTGAAAGAATAGAAGGTTTAACTCCAGCAATTGCCATTGACCAAAAGACAACTTCAAAAAATCCACGTTCAACAGTTGGTACAATTACTGAAGTATATGATTATTTTAGACTTTTATATGCAAGAGTTGGTAAACAACACTGTCATAAATGTGGAAAACCAATCTCTCAAATGAGTTCTTCTGATGTAATTGAACAAGTATTATCTCTTCCAAATGAAGCAAAAACAATTATATTAGCACCACTAATTAATAGAAAAAAAGGAACTTTTGCTGATTTATTAGAAAGCTTAAGATCAAAAGGTTATGTAAGAGCTATTATTGATGGTGTTATGGTAAGACTTGATGAAGAAGTTGAACTAGAAAAAAATAAGATGCACACTATTAAAGTTGTAATAGATAGAGTTGTTATAAGAGAAGAGAATAGAGATAGAATTGCACAAGATGTTGAAAAAGGTCTAAAAGAGAGTTTTGGAGAGCTTGAAGTTGAAATAATGAACTTCAAAGAATTAGAATGCGAAAAACATATTCATTACTCTGAACATATGGCTTGTTTTGATTGTAAAATATCATTTGAACCACTTGAACCATTAAGTTTCTCTTTTAACTCACCAAAAGGTGCTTGCCCTTCTTGTGATGGATTAGGAATTAGATATGCACTTGATATGAAAAAAATCATAAATGAAGATTTAAGTTTAAAAGATGGTGCGATTAAAATAATATATGGATTTAATAAAGGTTACTATTTCAAAATGTTAACAGCTTATTGCGAAGCTGCAAATATAGATATGAATAAAACTTTTAGTGAATTAGAAGAGCACGAAAGAAAAGCAATTTTACATGGTGGAATAGAAGAAGCTGAATTTACGTGGAAAAGACACAAATTAAGAAGAAAATGGGAAGGTATTGTAACAATAGCTTACAATATGGTAAAAGATGAAAAAGACATGGCAGAATACATGACAGAAAAAACATGTGATTCTTGTAATGGAAATAGATTAAAGCCCTCTTCTCAAAGTGTATTTGTAGCTAATAAAACTATTTCAGATATTATAAACTTACCAATTGAAGATGCACATAAATTTTTCCAAGATGATAAAAACTTTGATTATTTAAATGACCAAGGGAAAATGATAGCCGCACCAATTTTAAAAGAGATTAGAGAAAGAATATTCTTTTTAGATGATGTTGGTTTAGGATATATTACTTTAGGAAGAGATGCTAGAACAATATCAGGTGGTGAAGCACAAAGAATTAGAGTTGCAAGTCAAATTGGTTCTGGTCTTACAGGAGTTATGTATGTACTTGATGAGCCTTCAATTGGTCTACATGAAAGAGATACTGCAAAACTGATAAAAACACTTAAAGCTTTACAAGAAAAAGGAAATACTGTTATTGTTGTTGAGCACGATAAAGAGACTATAAAAGAAGCAGATTTTATCGTAGATATTGGACCAAAAGCTGGAAAATATGGAGGTGAAATTGTATTTGCAGGAACTATGAAACAAATGTTAAGAGCAAATACATTAACAGCACAATATGTTTCTGGTAAAAAGCAAATATCTTATGTTTATAATAGACCTCAAGAAGAGTTTATAGAAATAAAAAATGTAAATATCAATAATATTAAAAACCTAGATGTAAAAATACCTCTTAAAAATTTAGTTGCAATTACAGGAGTAAGTGGTAGTGGTAAATCTTCACTTATTTTACAAACATTACTACCTGTTGCAAAAGAGCTTTTAAATCATGCAAAAAGAGTTAAAAAAGTTGATGGTGTTGAAATAAATGGATTAGAAAATCTTGATAAAGTAATCTACCTTGACCAAAGTCCAATAGGAAGAACACCAAGAAGTAATCCAGCAACATATACAGGATTGATGGATGAGATTAGAGTTCTTTTTACTAAAACAAAAGAAGCAAGTCTTAGAGGTTATAAAGTAGGAAGATTCTCATTTAATGTTAAAGGTGGAAGATGTGAAAAATGTCAAGGTGAAGGTGAAATAAAAATTGAGATGCACTTTTTACCAGATATTATGGTTAAGTGTGATGAGTGTGATGGTCAAAGATATAATAGACAAACACTTGAAATTCTTTACAAAGGTAAAAGTATCGCTGATGTTTTAAATATGAGTGTTGATGAAGCATTGGAATTTTTTGCAAAAGTTCCAAAAATTTATGCAAAACTAAAAACATTAAGTGATGTTGGTCTTGGATATATTACTTTAGGACAAAATGCAGTAACGCTAAGTGGTGGAGAAGCACAAAGAATTAAATTATCAAAAGAGTTAAGTAAAAAAGATACAGGAAATACTCTTTATGTACTTGATGAACCTACTACTGGATTACACTTTGCTGATGTAGATAGACTAACAAAAGTTTTACACCATTTAGTTGAAGTTGGAAATTCTGTACTTGTAATTGAGCATAACCTTGATATTATTAAAAACTCTGATTGGATTATAGATATTGGTCCAGAAGGTGGAAGTAAAGGTGGGAAAATAGTGTCAGAAGGTACACCACAAGAGCTTGCTAATACACATAAAAAAACTAAATCATATACTGGTTTTTATCTAGAAAAAGAGTTAAACGAACATAAAAAGTAG